DNA sequence from the Acidobacteriota bacterium genome:
GAGTCGCCTGGTTCGCCAGGCGAGAAACAGCTAGAACGACCAGCGGCCGCCGATCGTGAGCTGACGGCCCGCGTTCATGTACTGCGGATCACCGAATAGCACCGTAACCGACTGGCCCGTTGCCGGGCTGGTCAGGCTCTGGTTCGGGTAGCGCGACAGCCGGCCCGTGACGATCTCCTTGTTGAACAGGTTCGAGATATCGGCATACACGCCGAAGCGATGGAAGCCGATATTGAAGACCTTTTCGAACCGGATATCGGTCAGGCTCTGGCTGTCGTTCAGGTTCGAGCCGAGCGGCTGGAGGTTGACGTTGATCGAGTTGGGCCAGGCGAAGTTGCTGCCGCTGATGCGGCGGTACGCTGTGTAGGGCGTCCCCGAAAGGTACTTGAAGGAGCCCGCCACCTGCACCTCGACGACCGGAATCTGGTACGAGGCATAGATCTTGACCTCGTGCCGCGCGTCATAGGCCGTCGGACCGTCCGTATTCACGACGGCGGTGTTCGGCGTCTCGAACTGGCCGCTGGAAATCCCCGCGTACGTGCTGTTGTTGATCGTCCCCTTGGTCTTGGAGATGACCCACGACGCCTGCCCCTGCCACCTGTCCTTGTACGCCTTCTGCAGGACGAACATCAGGCCGCGGTAGTTGCGGTAGGCCTTGGGGGCCGTCATCGTGCCGCCCGTAGACAGATTGTAAGTGACCTGATCGGTGTTCTGAATCAGGAACGACGGCACGTCAGACGGATTCGCCCACTTATAGAGCGTCATCGCCTGGCTGGTCAACGGGTTCGTGTAGCTGAACGGCGTCCAGGTGGCGTTCTGGAGTACCGAGTTCACGAAGTTCTTCCAGTCCCGAGCGATTCCCGTCGCCGTGAATTTGAAGTTCTTCGCGAACTGCTGCTCCCACGACACGTTGAACTCGTCCACCCGTGGATGCTTGATGTCGCTGCCCGTCGTGTAGCTTCTTGCCGTCGTGTAGTCCAGCGTCAGAGTGTTGTTCGGCCCGACACTGTAGTTGTAGGTGGGCGTGAGACCCGGTGCCGCCCGGCTCCAGGACGAAAACACCGCGCCGTCATAGAGCTGGCCGTAGTACGCGCGCAGCACGGACACGCCTCTGCCCGTCAGGTCGAAGGCCGCGCCCAACCGGGGTCCGAACGACTTGGTCGAGTACAGCTCGGCGTCCGTCGTGGTCGCATAGCCGCGCACGTTGTCGAACCGGAGGCCCAGGTTGGCCGTGAACCGGTTGATCTTCCACTGATCCTGCGCGTAGTACGACTCCCGCTTGCTTGACCCCTGCAGGTCGTACGCGTAGCCGTACGCGATGTACGGGCCGCCGTAGTCGTAGTAGAACACGCCGGCCGGCGCCTGCGCCGACGCGCCCGAGTACGCGAAGCGGTCGCGGATCGAGCTGCGCTCGACTTCGACGCCGAACTTGAAGCTGTGCTGGCCAGCCGCCCGCGCGTACTTGGTCAGCGACGCGTTCAACTGGTTGCGCGTGCGGTCGTACTGCGCGGTGTACCCGGCGCCGCCGGAGTAGGCGCTCGTGTCGCCGTCAAAGTGCGTCGGGTTCGGGCTGACCGGGTTCAAATCGTAGTAGCCCCACCAGCCGGTGAACTTCGCCTCGAAGAAGGTGGAGGCGCCCATCACCTTGCGGTACACGCCGTTATAGACGATTTCAGGCGAGTCCTGGTCGATCGTCTGGCTGTGGTTCGACACCGCGTATCCGGGAATAAGCCCCGTGCGGCCGGTCTGGTTGTAGTTGTCGTACTGGACCGACCCCGTGAGCGTGTCATTCGGCGTCATCTGGTACGTCAGCTTGAGGTTAAACCGCGGGCTCACCTCGCCGCGAACCGGCGGCCGGTACTCTGAGGTGTGATAGCGCTGAATGCTGGCGAAGAAGAACAGCTTGTCCTTCGCCAGGGGGCCGCCCAACTGCACCGTGTAGTCCTGCAGCTTCAGCAACTTGACCGGCGTCGCGAGCGTCGCGTTCTTCGCAATGATGTCCGCAGAGACGTTGCTCCAGCCGAGACTGTCATTCGAGTAGCGATACTCCGACAGGAAGCTGAACCGGTTGCCGCCCGACTTGGTCACGGTGTTGATGATGGCGCCGGTGAACCCGCCATACTCGGCGGGCTGGCCGAGGCTGCCCACCTGGACATCATCGATGATGTTGTAGTTGTAGAACACCCACGCCGTTCCGCCCTCCGGGTCGCGCGTGTCAACGCCGTCGAGCATCAGCGAGTTGGCCCCGTCGGCCGCGCCGCCGAAGGCCGAGCCCGAATTCACTCCCGGCGTGTAATTGAGCAGGTTGACGGCCGGGTTCGCATGCGTCATCGGCAAGTTGAACAGCACGTTCTGCGACAGGTTCGTGTCGGTCGCCGTCGTGGTGGTGTCCACTGACACGGCGTTCGCCACGACCTCGACGCTCTCGGTCAGTCCACCGACCACCATCGTCAGCTTGACTTCGGCCACCTTGCCGATGCCCGCATCCACTCTCTGCTCGCGCGGACGGAAGCCCGACAGTTCGGCCTTCACCGTGTATTCACCCGGAGTCAGCCCAAGGAACCGATACTCGCCCTGCGCGTCGGTCACCTGGGTCTGTGCGCCCGTCCTGCCCGTCAACGTCACAGTGACGCCCGGCAGCACGCCGCCCTGCTGATCCACGACCCTGCCCGTCACGGTCCCGGTCAGCGTCTGCGCGCCAGCCGTCACCGCCAGAGCCAGGAACGCGACAAGGACGGCAGAAATCCACATACGTCTCATGATCATGCCTCCTTGTTTACTGTCCGGTCCGCACCACAGAGTGGATGCGGTCGTGTTTCCAGGAATAAATCGCGTAGCCGGTGCCTGCAACCAGCACCGCCATCGTGACGATTCCCGCCGGCGTCTTGAAGAACGACGGGGTATCGAGGGCGGACTTGTCGGCCGTCTTGCCGGTCTGCTGGCTCTGCTGGGCCATGCTCCGAGCCGCCGCGGCGGCCTCATGGCTGGCCGCTTTCGCGATCGACGCCCTGAGGTTTGGCGCCTGCGTAGACGAACCGGGTTCTGCCGCCGCCACGGGCAGCGGGATCAGCGCAACGGCAACCGCGAGCATGACTGCCCGGGGTAAGGCGCCGCGCCAGGAAGCAATCCTGACTGTCACGTTGTGCTCCTCCTTGAAAAAAGACCAGACAGCAATGACGGCATCGGAGACTACTGCCGGTGTATCTCGCACACGCCGTGCCAGCCGGAGTATACAGAAAAGTGCCTATCAAGCGCCAGTTTCTTGAGAGGAAGCCGTCACGCCAAGGCCAGCCCATCCAACTGTTTGTAGCAAATTCAAGAGGATGGATCCATGCTGATGCTCGGGTTGACGGCGGTGGGCGCAGCAGGTCACGATGGAGGGGTGAATCGCACCGGTCTGGTCGCTGTGTTCCTGCTATCTACGCTGACGCTGGTCGGCGCTGCGGTCGCGTGGTGGCAATGGTGGCCGCACTCGCAGCAGGCGCAGGGTGGAGTTGACCTGGGAGCCCTCCCCGGCCGGGCCGGTCGCGACGGCCTGAACCTGCTGGTCATCACGCTGGACACGACGCGTGCGGATCGGATCGGCGCGTACGGGTACCGCAACATCGAGACACCCGCCATCGACCGGCTCGCCGCTGACGGCGTCCTGTTCGAGCAGGCGATGAGCAGTGCACCGCTGACGCTACCGTCCCATTGCAGCATCTTCACCGGCCGATTCCCTCCCGAGCACGGCGTGCGGGACAATGGCGGGTTCTTCCTCTCCCCGACACAAACCACCCT
Encoded proteins:
- a CDS encoding TonB-dependent receptor — protein: MRRMWISAVLVAFLALAVTAGAQTLTGTVTGRVVDQQGGVLPGVTVTLTGRTGAQTQVTDAQGEYRFLGLTPGEYTVKAELSGFRPREQRVDAGIGKVAEVKLTMVVGGLTESVEVVANAVSVDTTTTATDTNLSQNVLFNLPMTHANPAVNLLNYTPGVNSGSAFGGAADGANSLMLDGVDTRDPEGGTAWVFYNYNIIDDVQVGSLGQPAEYGGFTGAIINTVTKSGGNRFSFLSEYRYSNDSLGWSNVSADIIAKNATLATPVKLLKLQDYTVQLGGPLAKDKLFFFASIQRYHTSEYRPPVRGEVSPRFNLKLTYQMTPNDTLTGSVQYDNYNQTGRTGLIPGYAVSNHSQTIDQDSPEIVYNGVYRKVMGASTFFEAKFTGWWGYYDLNPVSPNPTHFDGDTSAYSGGAGYTAQYDRTRNQLNASLTKYARAAGQHSFKFGVEVERSSIRDRFAYSGASAQAPAGVFYYDYGGPYIAYGYAYDLQGSSKRESYYAQDQWKINRFTANLGLRFDNVRGYATTTDAELYSTKSFGPRLGAAFDLTGRGVSVLRAYYGQLYDGAVFSSWSRAAPGLTPTYNYSVGPNNTLTLDYTTARSYTTGSDIKHPRVDEFNVSWEQQFAKNFKFTATGIARDWKNFVNSVLQNATWTPFSYTNPLTSQAMTLYKWANPSDVPSFLIQNTDQVTYNLSTGGTMTAPKAYRNYRGLMFVLQKAYKDRWQGQASWVISKTKGTINNSTYAGISSGQFETPNTAVVNTDGPTAYDARHEVKIYASYQIPVVEVQVAGSFKYLSGTPYTAYRRISGSNFAWPNSINVNLQPLGSNLNDSQSLTDIRFEKVFNIGFHRFGVYADISNLFNKEIVTGRLSRYPNQSLTSPATGQSVTVLFGDPQYMNAGRQLTIGGRWSF